The proteins below come from a single Papaver somniferum cultivar HN1 chromosome 11, ASM357369v1, whole genome shotgun sequence genomic window:
- the LOC113325370 gene encoding non-structural maintenance of chromosomes element 4 homolog A-like, with translation MSTRIPESDFRSTGNRGEVGVNERRVKPEPGSRRRHGVESEQPETSDSRNGVADRRVLRSKYLALRNTIHDEREDISDANSDKFKSIFNEVENLHQMVTKPREQVADAEALLGIANTLVTSVKAQNSDGVTPNDFISCMLQKFGKQNGGQARTLGWKDVGLEVCHIFMKVPGCSTMVGPMDVEVKQRKIVTQRKRTRKPTTTERPEDLDDAEEEQTTDTDRNMITMYDILRKNKRVMLDNLLLNRVSFAQTVENLFALSFLVKDGRVKIAVDSNGRHLVTPRNGPTPDQVASGVAAYNHFVLRLDFKDWQLMKDTVTVGEELMPHRTPANISSDTQGEVIGGNTQGDSQSEVTGKSSHGARASTQKEVIGESSEGATAGNPTTPIRKFSRNRGLIIREDSVIEDSPENVNPNLSAAAIRKGKRKLR, from the exons ATGTCTACCAGAATACCAGAATCTGATTTTCGTAGTACCGGAAATAGAGGTGAAGTTGGGGTTAATGAACGTAGAGTTAAACCAGAACCGGGTAGTAGAAGAAGGCATGGAGTTGAATCAGAACAACCAGAGACTAGTGATTCTCGTAATGGTGTTGCTGATCGAAGAGTTCTACGTTCGAAGTATCTTGCTCTAAGGAATACGATACATG ATGAAAGAGAAGATATTTCGGATGCCAACTCTGACAAgttcaaatctattttcaatgaAGTGGAGAATTTGCATCAGATGG TTACAAAGCCAAGAGAACAAGTTGCAGATGCCGAGGCTCTTTTAGGCATTGCCAACACCTTGGTGACATCTGTTAAAGCACAGAATAGTGATGGTGTTACTCCCAATGATTTCATCAGCTGTATGCTTCAAAAATTTGGGAAGCAAAATGGTGGACAAGCCAGAACCTTGGGTTGGAAGGATGTAGGTCTTGAAGTATGTCACATCTTCATGAAGGTTCCAGGATGCAGTACGAT GGTTGGACCTATGGATGTTGAGGtcaagcaaaggaaaattgttacTCAGAGAAAGCGGACTAGGAAACCAACTACAACTGAACGCCCTGAAGAT CTTGATGATGCTGAAGAAGAGCAGACAACTGATACTGACAGAAACATGATCACTATGTATGACATATTGAGGAAGAATAAGAGAGTTATGCTTGATAATCTACTTCTTAACAGAGTTTCTTTTGCACAGACGGTGGAGAATTTATTTGCTCTTTCATTTTTGGTGAAAGATGGTCGAGTCAAGATAGCTGTTGATTCAAATGGTCGCCACTTAGTTA CTCCAAGAAATGGACCTACACCTGACCAAGTTGCCTCAGGGGTTGCTGCTTACAACCATTTTGTTCTCCGGCTTGATTTCAAAGATTGGCAG TTGATGAAGGACACTGTTACCGTTGGTGAGGAGCTTATGCCCCATCGAACTCCAGCAAATATCTCAAGTGATACTCAGGGGGAAGTGATAGGTGGAAATACACAGGGTGATAGTCAGAGTGAAGTGACTGGCAAAAGTAGTCATGGCGCCAGGGCTAGTACTCAGAAGGAAGTGATAGGTGAAAGTAGTGAGGGTGCCACAGCTGGTAACCCAACAACACCAATTAGAAAGTTTTCAAGGAACCGAGGTCTAATCATACGAGAAGATTCAGTGATAGAAGACTCACCTGAAAATGTGAACCCTAACTTGAGTGCTGCAGCCATACGAAAGGGTAAGCGCAAACTTCGATGA